The Microbacter sp. GSS18 genome has a segment encoding these proteins:
- a CDS encoding site-specific DNA-methyltransferase, protein MSVEIHEGDNLEIARSFDDGSFTLVYLDPPFNTGRPRERVVETARPAGEKPGIVRRGFHGREYERLRGDMRAYDDRFDDYWGFLEPRLAEAWRLLAEDGTLYLHLDYREAHYAKVLMDALFGRERFLNELIWAYDFGAKTRRRWPTKHDTILVYVKNPDRYWFDSEAVDREPYMAPGLVTPEKAERGKLPTDVWWHTIVPTTGREKTGYPTQKPEGILRRIVQASSRPGDRVLDLFAGSGTTGAVASALGRDAVLVDDNPAAIDVMRARMPHARVTDRASP, encoded by the coding sequence GTGTCCGTCGAGATCCACGAGGGCGACAACCTCGAGATCGCCCGCTCCTTCGACGACGGATCGTTCACGCTCGTCTACCTGGACCCGCCGTTCAACACCGGTCGACCGCGTGAACGCGTCGTGGAGACCGCGCGCCCCGCGGGCGAGAAGCCGGGCATCGTGCGCAGGGGGTTCCACGGACGCGAATACGAGCGGCTGCGCGGCGACATGCGCGCCTACGACGACCGGTTCGACGACTACTGGGGGTTCCTCGAGCCGCGTCTCGCCGAGGCCTGGCGTCTGCTGGCCGAGGACGGCACGCTCTACCTCCACCTCGACTACCGCGAGGCGCACTACGCGAAGGTGCTGATGGATGCGCTCTTCGGGAGAGAGCGGTTCCTCAACGAGCTGATCTGGGCGTACGACTTCGGCGCGAAGACGCGCAGGCGGTGGCCGACCAAGCACGACACGATCCTCGTCTACGTCAAGAACCCGGACCGGTACTGGTTCGACTCCGAAGCCGTCGATCGCGAGCCCTACATGGCGCCCGGGCTCGTCACCCCCGAGAAGGCCGAGCGCGGCAAGCTCCCCACCGACGTGTGGTGGCACACGATCGTCCCCACGACCGGTCGGGAGAAGACCGGTTATCCGACCCAGAAGCCCGAAGGGATCCTGAGGCGGATCGTGCAGGCATCGAGCCGTCCGGGCGACCGTGTGCTGGACCTTTTCGCCGGCAGCGGCACGACCGGGGCTGTCGCGTCCGCGCTCGGACGTGACGCCGTGCTGGTCGACGACAACCCGGCCGCCATCGACGTGATGCGGGCGCGGATGCCGCACGCCCGCGTCACCGACCGCGCGTCGCCGTAG